In one Thermococcus sp. 2319x1 genomic region, the following are encoded:
- a CDS encoding M20/M25/M40 family metallo-hydrolase, translating into MKILMVSPMDVVELLSELVRFDTTNDPAKGVKPSKECPGFIVDTLSSWGIEAELVEKDGYYAVYGEIGKGKPKLLFMAHFDVVPVNREEWETEPFELTIKGSRAYGRGSADDKGNVASVMLALKELSKMELEGKILFAFTGDEEIGGKMAMHIAEKLKGENNLPEYMINADGIGMKPIIRRRKGFGVTIAVPSERIKLRGVLKERKFKVSTPILETRHAAYFLPGVDTHPMIALSHFLRNSNALAVSLEGKFLKGNVVPSEVTLRYLEPGEGEEVEADMCLTKLLKAIVPLVRAPIKPEKYSDYGVSITPNIYSFKDGKHVLRLDIRAMSHSHKDIESTIKEVVAFNVPEAEVIVSSNEKAGYLFTHPEEKIVKTTLKVLEELGEKVEPVEGPGASDSRFFTPYGVKAIDFGPKGGNIHGPNEYVEIDSLRKMPVIYAEVARRLVRE; encoded by the coding sequence ATGAAGATTTTAATGGTGTCACCTATGGATGTTGTTGAGCTTCTTTCCGAACTGGTGAGATTTGACACAACAAACGACCCGGCAAAAGGCGTAAAACCCTCAAAGGAGTGCCCGGGGTTTATAGTGGATACACTGTCTTCCTGGGGCATCGAAGCTGAGCTGGTAGAAAAAGATGGCTATTATGCAGTTTATGGTGAAATCGGCAAAGGGAAGCCAAAGCTCCTCTTTATGGCGCATTTTGATGTAGTCCCAGTGAACAGAGAAGAGTGGGAGACTGAACCGTTTGAGCTTACCATTAAAGGTAGCAGAGCATACGGAAGGGGAAGTGCCGATGACAAGGGAAACGTAGCTTCAGTGATGTTAGCGTTGAAAGAGCTCTCAAAAATGGAGCTTGAGGGGAAGATTCTGTTCGCATTTACCGGCGATGAAGAAATCGGTGGAAAAATGGCAATGCACATTGCTGAAAAGCTGAAGGGCGAAAATAACCTTCCTGAATACATGATCAACGCAGATGGCATTGGCATGAAACCCATAATACGCAGGAGAAAGGGGTTTGGAGTTACCATAGCCGTTCCTTCTGAAAGAATCAAGCTCAGAGGAGTCCTAAAAGAAAGGAAGTTTAAGGTGAGCACCCCTATTCTCGAAACAAGGCATGCGGCATATTTCCTTCCCGGAGTTGATACCCATCCGATGATAGCACTCTCGCACTTTTTGAGGAATTCAAACGCTTTGGCGGTCTCCCTTGAAGGAAAGTTCCTCAAGGGAAACGTCGTGCCGAGTGAGGTAACGCTCAGGTATCTTGAGCCGGGAGAGGGAGAGGAAGTTGAAGCAGATATGTGCTTGACAAAACTTTTAAAGGCGATAGTGCCTCTGGTGAGAGCTCCAATAAAGCCTGAAAAGTACAGCGATTATGGAGTATCGATAACTCCCAACATCTATTCCTTTAAGGATGGCAAGCATGTTCTGAGGCTAGACATAAGGGCGATGAGCCATTCCCATAAAGACATCGAGAGCACCATAAAAGAGGTTGTTGCCTTTAACGTCCCGGAGGCAGAGGTTATCGTAAGCAGCAACGAAAAAGCCGGTTACCTCTTTACCCATCCGGAGGAAAAGATAGTCAAAACAACTTTAAAAGTCCTTGAAGAACTCGGCGAGAAGGTGGAGCCCGTTGAAGGACCCGGAGCTTCTGACTCAAGGTTCTTCACGCCTTATGGGGTTAAGGCAATAGACTTTGGACCGAAAGGAGGGAACATTCACGGCCCGAACGAGTATGTTGAGATAGACTCGCTCCGCAAGATGCCAGTGATTTATGCTGAGGTTGCGAGGAGGCTGGTAAGGGAGTAG
- a CDS encoding phosphoribosyltransferase: MKKFPAYLASWDDIEKWAKEGAIKVLEEGWRPDVVVGLARGGWVAARLYCDYLGVKDLVSVKVEHWGVTATPDGKARLKYGTQYNFEGKKVLIVDDIADTGESLTLAKNYVESKNPAEIKVATLLTIKTSKFRPDYFGEEIDWAWIVFPWNFVEDMINLVNNLFEEKETLTSDEIIELFKELHGMEVPKEKLEEALKFAQMRKIFKWDGQSWRKA, from the coding sequence ATGAAGAAGTTTCCAGCGTACTTGGCTTCTTGGGACGACATAGAGAAGTGGGCTAAAGAAGGAGCAATTAAAGTTCTTGAAGAAGGCTGGAGGCCAGATGTTGTAGTGGGCCTTGCAAGAGGCGGCTGGGTTGCAGCGAGGCTTTACTGCGACTATTTGGGAGTTAAAGATCTCGTGAGCGTTAAAGTGGAGCATTGGGGAGTTACGGCAACTCCAGACGGAAAAGCCAGACTTAAGTACGGCACGCAATACAATTTTGAGGGCAAGAAAGTCCTGATAGTTGATGACATAGCGGACACTGGAGAAAGCTTAACCTTGGCAAAGAACTACGTCGAAAGCAAAAATCCAGCCGAAATAAAAGTTGCAACTCTTTTGACTATAAAAACCTCAAAGTTTAGACCAGATTACTTCGGAGAAGAGATCGATTGGGCGTGGATAGTCTTTCCGTGGAACTTTGTTGAGGACATGATAAACCTTGTAAACAACTTGTTTGAGGAAAAGGAAACCCTTACCTCGGACGAAATAATTGAGCTGTTTAAAGAGCTCCATGGTATGGAGGTTCCGAAGGAGAAGCTTGAGGAGGCCTTAAAATTTGCCCAGATGAGAAAAATATTTAAATGGGATGGGCAATCTTGGCGCAAAGCTTAA
- a CDS encoding DUF4932 domain-containing protein produces the protein MDMKRRLLALLLIFLLAPNVSAYQFQRNSVLIKINPNEELLSIVYYLAFGHDEFVINRGEYIDDVKRWFWKYRNHRAVEILREYFKNAKTIPERDYRLFIIDAYLLQFSEPPEMERIYTEWQEQELDEIVDALREFSHDTNFMEFFRKHENYYKQDLEVYASAITLLPPDEFMEAYMDLSKVRFEFHFPHLVCIHGHSFREKVNETVIYGSGGMLPLVRRNPPKTYWGFLRAKDTIFGLPLNSVYVDNSEFDRLWILEFIYHELGHDLTTAKLNEYYEYKVKPLKYLEDTIEEDMPYLATYDIHFWSDTTMIYESFADAWAYFALSGINKDYAELSLQMKKAWGEFWIKDVIGLYEKYAKIAIENNRPLEEYIFNMLTELAHKVPESEAKTLYEEKVPVTPLRALDDGVKEGEIIIVYGTQNPDKNGVDYDRETAEIVKDYLQRFYSQWMGEVKVEIKSDMEITKEDLEKDMILIGGPLSNKVVDQLDEGFPLRFVPSNGTWILEKNAEFENVRTFLITDQYIKEIEFTEKTYSSPFTSVIMAIRNPYREDNYIIWIAGADRYGTRKYKNPTYYLASYQVYDGRVIEDGFYS, from the coding sequence ATGGATATGAAGCGCAGGCTCTTGGCACTCCTGCTTATCTTTCTCCTGGCTCCAAACGTTAGTGCGTACCAGTTCCAGCGGAACAGTGTTCTAATAAAGATAAACCCAAATGAAGAGCTCCTATCCATTGTTTACTACCTTGCATTTGGTCACGACGAGTTCGTAATCAACAGGGGGGAATACATCGACGATGTGAAACGCTGGTTTTGGAAATACAGAAACCACAGAGCGGTAGAGATACTTAGGGAATATTTCAAGAATGCAAAGACTATTCCGGAGAGGGACTACAGGCTATTCATCATTGACGCGTACCTTCTGCAGTTCTCGGAGCCACCGGAGATGGAGAGGATCTACACCGAATGGCAGGAGCAAGAGCTTGACGAAATAGTGGACGCCCTGAGGGAATTCTCCCATGATACGAATTTTATGGAGTTCTTCAGGAAGCATGAAAACTATTACAAGCAAGATCTGGAAGTTTATGCTTCTGCCATAACTCTACTCCCACCAGATGAGTTTATGGAAGCATATATGGACCTGAGCAAAGTCCGCTTCGAGTTTCATTTTCCCCATTTAGTCTGCATTCACGGACACAGCTTTAGGGAAAAAGTGAATGAAACTGTAATCTACGGCTCCGGAGGAATGCTTCCATTGGTCAGAAGAAACCCTCCCAAAACATACTGGGGCTTTCTTAGAGCAAAGGATACTATATTCGGGCTTCCGCTGAACAGCGTCTATGTGGACAATTCAGAATTTGACAGATTGTGGATTCTGGAGTTTATCTACCATGAGCTTGGACACGACCTAACTACAGCCAAGCTCAACGAGTATTACGAATACAAAGTAAAGCCCCTCAAATACCTCGAAGACACCATAGAGGAGGACATGCCTTACTTGGCAACCTATGACATACACTTTTGGAGCGATACAACCATGATATACGAAAGCTTTGCAGATGCCTGGGCGTACTTTGCCCTAAGCGGAATAAACAAGGACTATGCCGAGCTTTCCCTTCAGATGAAGAAAGCATGGGGAGAATTTTGGATCAAGGATGTTATAGGGCTATACGAAAAATATGCCAAGATTGCCATTGAGAATAACAGGCCCTTGGAGGAGTACATCTTCAACATGCTAACAGAGTTGGCTCATAAGGTGCCCGAAAGCGAAGCAAAAACCCTTTATGAAGAAAAGGTACCGGTAACCCCATTGAGGGCACTGGACGATGGAGTGAAGGAGGGAGAAATAATCATAGTCTATGGCACACAGAATCCTGACAAAAATGGTGTGGATTACGATAGAGAAACGGCCGAAATCGTTAAAGATTATCTCCAGAGGTTCTACTCTCAGTGGATGGGGGAGGTAAAAGTTGAAATAAAGAGCGATATGGAGATAACTAAGGAAGATTTAGAGAAGGATATGATCCTCATAGGCGGCCCTTTGAGTAATAAAGTTGTGGATCAACTGGACGAGGGCTTCCCCTTAAGATTTGTGCCCTCAAATGGAACATGGATTTTGGAGAAAAATGCCGAATTCGAAAACGTCAGAACGTTCTTAATAACGGATCAATACATAAAAGAGATTGAATTCACCGAAAAAACCTACAGCTCGCCCTTTACATCCGTAATAATGGCAATAAGAAACCCATATCGGGAAGACAACTACATAATATGGATCGCCGGAGCGGATAGATATGGAACAAGAAAATACAAAAATCCAACATACTATCTAGCAAGCTATCAAGTATACGACGGAAGAGTCATTGAAGATGGATTTTACTCCTGA
- a CDS encoding metal ABC transporter solute-binding protein, Zn/Mn family: MKRMVILFVLTLLLAPLTTAQEKPLIITSIAPIAEILREAFGDIFQVEYLVPLGVDPHQYQLTPEQIEEIQRADVIVTIGHLPAEEKIEELEREGILKGKVLGIKDYQRYGFRYLPERWYSNKYNPHGIWLDPYNALAIAEAVKDALANSPAYASIGSRFSEFEAKLRGIILAYQKLGLEGKKALIELPSQQYTLEWMGIEAIGSIKPEEEVPAKSVDELLTVAKTVDVIVYSEESPEPLKSAALELSKRTGVPAVKVSVMWSGRNYTEVLAQNSANIASAFGIYAPQQGQTFKQTNLNMTYILLAFVLGITLGTALGVIIKK; this comes from the coding sequence ATGAAGAGGATGGTGATACTTTTTGTGCTTACCCTTCTTCTGGCTCCATTAACTACCGCCCAGGAAAAACCTCTAATAATAACAAGCATAGCCCCAATAGCGGAGATACTTAGGGAAGCTTTTGGAGATATCTTTCAGGTGGAATACCTTGTTCCCCTCGGCGTTGATCCCCATCAATACCAGCTTACACCGGAGCAGATTGAAGAGATTCAAAGGGCAGATGTTATAGTTACAATTGGTCACTTGCCAGCTGAAGAAAAAATAGAGGAACTTGAGCGAGAAGGCATCTTGAAAGGTAAGGTTCTTGGGATAAAGGATTATCAGAGATACGGCTTTCGCTATTTACCGGAGAGGTGGTACAGCAACAAGTACAATCCCCACGGTATTTGGCTTGACCCCTACAATGCCCTTGCCATAGCTGAAGCCGTAAAGGATGCTTTAGCTAACTCCCCTGCATACGCCTCCATAGGTTCTCGGTTTTCAGAGTTTGAGGCAAAACTCAGAGGGATTATCCTGGCATATCAAAAATTGGGCTTGGAAGGGAAGAAGGCATTGATAGAGCTCCCCTCTCAACAGTACACTTTGGAGTGGATGGGGATTGAGGCGATTGGGTCTATAAAACCTGAAGAAGAAGTTCCAGCTAAGAGTGTGGATGAGCTCCTTACTGTTGCAAAAACAGTTGATGTGATAGTTTACTCGGAGGAATCCCCAGAACCTTTGAAAAGTGCTGCCCTTGAGCTTTCAAAAAGAACAGGAGTTCCGGCGGTCAAAGTTTCGGTTATGTGGAGTGGGAGGAATTATACCGAAGTTTTAGCCCAAAATTCTGCCAACATAGCATCAGCATTTGGAATCTATGCTCCGCAACAAGGGCAAACTTTCAAGCAAACAAACCTCAACATGACGTATATCCTTCTTGCCTTCGTGTTAGGAATCACCCTCGGAACAGCTCTCGGTGTGATAATAAAAAAGTAG
- a CDS encoding ABC transporter permease, giving the protein MIEAVISTLIGALTAMVPLVLTSVGAVVSERAGVVNIGYEGILLMSAFFGAIFAEITGSPWIGLLGGAFIGILLGMLHGFITVYLKGDHVIPGIGVNLLALGVVAFGIPAYWGTAGQHQVPTNFRVTPIINTPYGSLSPMVLVTIAIALLTHWVLFRTPLGLRIRAVGENPEAADALGINVERYRFLATVYGATLAGLGGAFMSVDWLGTVTKQLSAGRGFIALANMVFSGWNPLRALLGGFIFGFFDNLSVWVRTNPEVQRIIPWQFVATLPYLVTLIIVAGIIGKVRPPKADGKPYKRE; this is encoded by the coding sequence ATGATTGAGGCAGTCATTTCAACGCTTATAGGAGCACTAACGGCAATGGTTCCACTGGTGCTCACAAGCGTGGGCGCTGTGGTGAGCGAGAGGGCAGGTGTGGTAAACATAGGATATGAGGGAATACTCCTCATGAGTGCCTTCTTCGGAGCAATATTCGCAGAAATCACCGGAAGTCCATGGATAGGTCTTCTTGGTGGGGCTTTTATAGGGATACTCCTCGGGATGCTCCACGGGTTTATCACCGTCTATCTAAAGGGAGACCACGTGATTCCGGGTATAGGAGTTAACCTTCTCGCATTGGGTGTTGTGGCCTTTGGAATTCCAGCATACTGGGGAACCGCAGGTCAGCATCAAGTCCCGACGAACTTCAGGGTTACACCGATAATAAACACCCCCTATGGAAGTTTAAGCCCAATGGTCCTTGTGACGATTGCCATAGCACTCTTGACCCACTGGGTTCTCTTCAGAACCCCATTAGGACTTAGAATAAGAGCGGTAGGTGAAAATCCGGAAGCAGCGGATGCTTTAGGTATAAACGTTGAGCGCTATAGATTTTTAGCCACCGTGTATGGAGCAACGCTTGCAGGACTTGGCGGGGCATTCATGAGTGTAGACTGGCTTGGAACGGTTACAAAACAGCTTTCAGCAGGTAGAGGATTTATCGCCCTGGCAAATATGGTGTTCAGCGGATGGAACCCCTTAAGGGCTCTCCTTGGAGGATTCATTTTCGGATTCTTCGACAACCTCTCAGTGTGGGTAAGAACGAATCCAGAGGTTCAGAGAATCATTCCATGGCAGTTTGTTGCTACACTTCCATACCTAGTGACATTGATCATTGTGGCAGGAATAATAGGAAAAGTAAGACCTCCAAAGGCCGATGGAAAGCCCTACAAGAGAGAGTGA
- a CDS encoding ABC transporter permease, which translates to MRVDIKGFAKPFVESMIAIVIGIVVGGIVLAFSGYSPIKAYVALFDGAIGSKYGWAMTLSAATPIILTALTFGIGARTGLFNIGGEGTVYFGAIVAILLTNLWGNILMGLLGGIIAGIAWMAIPAFLKVLRGVNEVVSTIMLNWIAYFIALYIVLQKIPNPEDPNKTIAVPVSARLPIIMKGSELSWAFAISIIAALITYYILWHTELGYELRVSGYNERAARYGGINPKKAVIWSFLLGGIMSGLAGATEVMGRPPSYAISQGMANIYGYGFDGIGVSLVGRNHPLGIIFSGIFFGMLKAGATAMQIEAGVPLEMVRMVQGVIVVAVAVPGLLDLLRRVVRR; encoded by the coding sequence ATGAGAGTTGACATCAAAGGATTCGCGAAGCCGTTTGTAGAAAGCATGATAGCAATAGTAATTGGGATTGTAGTTGGGGGAATCGTATTGGCCTTCTCAGGCTACAGCCCAATTAAGGCTTACGTGGCACTTTTCGACGGAGCAATAGGCTCAAAGTACGGATGGGCCATGACACTGAGTGCAGCAACCCCCATAATATTAACCGCCTTGACCTTTGGAATAGGGGCCAGAACGGGACTTTTCAACATCGGCGGAGAAGGAACAGTGTATTTTGGAGCTATAGTGGCGATCCTGCTAACAAACCTCTGGGGAAACATTTTAATGGGCCTTCTTGGTGGGATAATAGCGGGAATCGCGTGGATGGCAATCCCGGCATTTTTAAAGGTTCTAAGAGGGGTAAATGAGGTCGTATCAACGATCATGCTCAACTGGATAGCCTACTTCATAGCCCTCTACATAGTCCTGCAAAAAATACCCAATCCAGAGGATCCGAACAAGACAATAGCGGTTCCAGTTAGTGCAAGGCTTCCGATAATAATGAAAGGGAGTGAGCTTTCATGGGCCTTTGCAATTTCAATAATAGCAGCTCTCATCACATACTACATTCTCTGGCACACCGAGTTGGGGTATGAACTTAGGGTGAGCGGATACAACGAAAGGGCAGCCCGCTATGGTGGAATAAACCCAAAGAAAGCGGTTATATGGTCTTTCCTACTTGGAGGCATCATGAGCGGCCTTGCTGGTGCAACGGAAGTCATGGGGAGGCCTCCAAGCTATGCAATAAGCCAGGGAATGGCGAACATCTACGGCTACGGATTTGATGGGATAGGTGTTTCACTGGTTGGAAGGAACCATCCTCTTGGAATAATATTCAGTGGCATATTCTTTGGAATGCTTAAAGCTGGAGCCACGGCTATGCAGATTGAAGCAGGAGTGCCGTTAGAGATGGTGAGAATGGTTCAGGGTGTGATAGTTGTTGCCGTTGCAGTACCGGGACTTTTAGACCTTCTAAGGAGGGTGGTGAGAAGATGA